From Granulicella sp. WH15, the proteins below share one genomic window:
- the tldD gene encoding metalloprotease TldD, with translation MTLPVPDLTPDHKRYFIDKLGVSERLMERCLGEALSAGGDYADLYFESVTSTSLGIDESLVKTASQGISVGCGIRVVSGERTGFAFTDDLSSERLLRAARTAALIASGPAKELVSGFRHTETPSLYPIAGVGSDGEIAAKLQLIQRADKAARDFDPRITQVRASINDELRRILVCASDGTYASDTQPLARLNVFVIAKDSQNTARGTSGGGGRVTLDFFEGPKSPEHFAREAARTALLQLGAAEAPAGEMEVVLGPGWPGVLLHEAVGHGLEADFNRKKTSAFAGLIGQQVASSKVTVVDNGTMPNRRGSLNVDDEGVPTRETVLIENGILKGFLSDKMNGSLMGQTSTGSGRRESYQHIPMPRMTNTYMLNGDDVPEDIIKSVKRGLYAVNFGGGQVDITNGKFVFSASEAYLIEDGKVTRPVKGATLIGNGPEALKYVSMVGNDLALDEGIGTCGKAGQSVPVGVGMPTIKLDRMTVGGTGR, from the coding sequence ATGACCTTGCCAGTGCCGGACCTTACTCCCGACCACAAACGCTACTTTATCGATAAGCTGGGGGTCTCGGAGCGGCTGATGGAGCGCTGCCTGGGCGAGGCGCTCTCCGCCGGTGGCGACTACGCCGACCTCTACTTCGAATCCGTCACCTCCACCTCACTCGGCATCGACGAGTCCCTCGTCAAAACCGCCAGCCAGGGCATCAGTGTCGGCTGCGGTATCCGCGTCGTCTCGGGCGAGCGCACCGGCTTCGCCTTCACCGACGACCTCTCCAGCGAGCGCCTGCTGCGAGCGGCCCGTACCGCGGCCCTCATCGCCAGCGGCCCGGCCAAGGAGCTGGTCAGCGGCTTCCGCCACACCGAAACCCCGTCGCTCTACCCCATCGCGGGCGTCGGCTCCGACGGCGAGATCGCCGCTAAGCTCCAGCTCATCCAAAGAGCCGATAAAGCCGCACGAGACTTCGACCCGCGCATCACTCAGGTCCGCGCCAGCATCAACGACGAGCTGCGCCGCATCCTGGTCTGCGCCTCCGACGGCACCTACGCCAGCGACACCCAGCCCCTGGCCCGGCTGAACGTCTTCGTCATCGCCAAAGACTCGCAGAACACCGCCCGCGGCACCTCCGGCGGCGGCGGCCGCGTCACGCTCGACTTCTTCGAAGGCCCCAAGAGCCCCGAGCACTTCGCCCGCGAGGCCGCCCGCACCGCCCTCTTGCAGCTCGGCGCAGCCGAAGCCCCTGCCGGTGAGATGGAGGTCGTCCTCGGCCCCGGCTGGCCCGGCGTGCTGCTGCACGAGGCCGTCGGCCACGGACTCGAAGCCGACTTCAACCGCAAGAAGACCTCGGCCTTCGCCGGTCTGATCGGCCAGCAGGTCGCTTCGTCGAAGGTCACTGTCGTGGACAACGGCACCATGCCCAACCGCCGCGGCTCCCTCAACGTCGACGACGAGGGCGTGCCCACGCGCGAGACCGTGCTGATCGAGAACGGCATCCTCAAGGGCTTCCTCTCGGACAAGATGAACGGCAGCCTGATGGGTCAGACCAGCACCGGCTCGGGCCGTCGTGAGAGCTACCAGCACATCCCCATGCCCCGCATGACCAACACCTACATGCTCAACGGCGACGATGTCCCCGAGGACATCATCAAGAGCGTGAAGCGCGGCCTCTACGCGGTCAACTTCGGCGGTGGCCAGGTGGACATCACCAACGGCAAGTTCGTCTTTTCCGCGAGTGAAGCGTACCTCATTGAAGACGGCAAGGTCACCCGGCCGGTGAAGGGCGCAACCCTGATCGGCAACGGTCCGGAGGCGTTGAAGTACGTGTCTATGGTTGGGAATGACCTGGCCTTAGACGAGGGCATCGGCACCTGCGGCAAGGCGGGGCAGAGCGTGCCCGTCGGCGTAGGAATGCCCACAATCAAGCTCGACCGCATGACGGTCGGGGGAACGGGACGATAA
- a CDS encoding M20 family peptidase, translated as MKRLVSLLLLVILVLALIALTRAALLKPQSIPTASMTPIALDNDGAIKRFIGAIQIPTESKSEQPPDLAVMQQMHSYLQQSFPKVHATLQREVLPDGALLYTWKGKDPSAKPVILMGHFDVVPAAAETLSQWKHSPYSGDVADGFIWGRGTIDDKIHVLSLLEAAETMIGKGFTPSRTILFAFGDDEENGGSHGAVNIVKLLQQRGVQPEFVVDEGGMVVTGATPGLTMPLALIGTSEKGILGLTLSTTGTGGHSSEPPPHTAIGQLSAAITKLEAHPMPASLPSVLTDQYAAVAPYLPFSKRLLLANLWLFKPLIISQGLKNQTQAGNFHTTTAVDMISGGFKDNALPTSARAVVNFRILPGDTAATVTDHVRKVINDPGVSVSAGSFAQRDPSPISPLDSAGYRTLSTTIHQLFPEAVIVPNLLNAATDSSYYTVLTPNVYRFLALEIDTSVLGQIHGINERVAPDKYLKTVQFNAQLLKNIQ; from the coding sequence ATGAAGCGACTGGTCTCCCTCCTTCTTCTGGTGATCCTTGTACTGGCCCTGATCGCGCTTACCCGCGCCGCCCTGCTGAAGCCGCAGTCCATCCCCACCGCCTCCATGACGCCCATCGCGCTCGACAACGACGGCGCCATCAAACGCTTCATCGGAGCCATCCAGATCCCCACCGAGTCGAAGTCCGAGCAGCCGCCCGACCTCGCCGTCATGCAGCAGATGCACTCCTACCTGCAGCAGAGCTTCCCCAAGGTCCACGCCACATTGCAGCGCGAGGTGCTGCCCGACGGCGCACTCCTCTACACCTGGAAGGGCAAAGACCCGTCCGCCAAGCCCGTTATCCTGATGGGCCACTTCGACGTGGTCCCCGCCGCCGCCGAGACCCTCTCCCAGTGGAAGCACAGCCCCTACTCTGGAGACGTAGCCGACGGCTTCATCTGGGGCCGCGGCACCATCGACGACAAGATCCACGTCCTCTCCCTGCTCGAAGCTGCCGAGACCATGATCGGCAAGGGCTTCACTCCATCGCGCACCATCCTCTTCGCCTTCGGGGACGACGAGGAGAACGGCGGCAGCCATGGCGCAGTCAACATCGTAAAACTGCTCCAGCAGCGCGGCGTCCAGCCCGAGTTCGTCGTGGACGAGGGCGGCATGGTCGTCACCGGCGCGACCCCCGGCCTCACGATGCCGCTCGCTCTCATCGGCACCTCTGAAAAGGGCATCCTCGGCCTGACCCTGAGCACCACCGGCACCGGCGGCCACTCCTCCGAGCCTCCACCCCACACCGCCATCGGCCAGCTCAGCGCGGCGATCACCAAGCTGGAAGCACACCCCATGCCCGCCTCCCTGCCCAGCGTCCTTACCGACCAGTACGCCGCCGTCGCTCCCTATCTGCCCTTCTCGAAGCGCCTGCTCCTGGCTAACCTCTGGCTCTTCAAGCCGCTCATCATCAGCCAGGGCCTCAAAAACCAGACGCAGGCCGGAAACTTCCACACCACCACCGCCGTGGACATGATCAGCGGCGGCTTCAAGGACAACGCCCTGCCCACCAGCGCCCGCGCCGTGGTCAACTTCCGCATCCTGCCGGGCGACACCGCCGCCACGGTCACCGATCATGTCCGCAAGGTCATCAACGATCCCGGCGTCTCCGTTAGCGCGGGCAGCTTCGCCCAGCGCGACCCCAGCCCCATCTCGCCGCTCGACTCGGCTGGCTACCGCACGCTATCCACGACGATCCACCAGCTCTTCCCCGAAGCCGTCATCGTGCCCAACCTGCTGAACGCCGCCACCGACTCCAGCTACTACACCGTCCTGACACCGAACGTCTACCGCTTCCTGGCGCTCGAGATCGACACCTCCGTACTGGGGCAGATCCACGGCATCAACGAGCGGGTAGCCCCTGACAAGTACCTGAAAACAGTTCAGTTCAACGCGCAACTGCTTAAGAACATTCAGTAA
- a CDS encoding branched-chain amino acid transaminase, with the protein MPIQTTSHIWHNGQLIPWDKAQIHVMSHVVHYGSSVFEGIRCYPQPAPAGSTEPGAAVFRLREHMQRLLDSAKIYRMPLGYTVDELVDAVVQVIEANGVSPCYIRPIAFRGYGEIGVNPLKSPVEVYIANFPWGKYFHGNEGADVCVSSWSRLAPNTMPSMAKAGANYMNSQLIRMEAEVNGYSEGIALDVNGYLSEGSGENLFIVRGGVLYTTPLANSVLNGITRNSVISIARDLGITVVEQAMPREMLYIADEAFFTGTAAEVTHLRSVDRILVGDGSIGPITQKIHAEFFALVNGTKPDRYNWLTPVTLKVPVTA; encoded by the coding sequence ATGCCTATACAGACGACCTCTCATATCTGGCACAATGGCCAGCTCATTCCCTGGGATAAAGCTCAGATTCACGTGATGTCGCACGTAGTCCACTACGGCTCATCCGTATTCGAAGGCATCCGCTGCTACCCGCAGCCTGCCCCTGCCGGCTCCACCGAGCCCGGCGCTGCCGTCTTCCGTCTGCGCGAGCACATGCAGCGTCTGCTCGACTCCGCCAAGATCTACCGTATGCCGCTCGGCTACACCGTCGACGAGCTGGTCGACGCCGTCGTCCAGGTGATCGAGGCCAACGGCGTCTCGCCCTGCTATATCCGTCCCATCGCCTTCCGCGGCTACGGCGAGATCGGCGTCAACCCGCTCAAGTCGCCGGTTGAGGTCTACATCGCGAACTTCCCCTGGGGCAAGTACTTCCACGGCAACGAAGGCGCGGACGTCTGCGTCTCGAGCTGGAGCCGCCTGGCCCCGAACACCATGCCTTCGATGGCAAAGGCCGGTGCCAACTATATGAACTCGCAGCTCATCCGCATGGAGGCCGAGGTCAACGGCTACTCCGAGGGCATCGCGCTCGACGTGAACGGCTACCTCTCCGAGGGCTCGGGCGAGAACCTCTTCATCGTGCGCGGCGGCGTCCTGTACACCACGCCGCTGGCCAATTCGGTGCTGAACGGCATCACGCGCAACTCGGTCATCTCCATCGCCCGCGATCTGGGAATCACGGTTGTCGAGCAGGCCATGCCGCGCGAGATGCTCTACATCGCCGACGAGGCCTTCTTCACCGGCACCGCCGCCGAGGTCACCCACCTGCGCTCGGTCGACCGCATCCTGGTCGGCGACGGCAGCATCGGCCCGATCACCCAGAAGATCCACGCCGAGTTCTTCGCGCTGGTCAACGGTACCAAGCCTGACCGCTACAACTGGCTGACGCCGGTGACGCTCAAGGTCCCGGTCACCGCCTAA
- a CDS encoding MarC family protein encodes MAAFAIADLLMQHLPVSPAGLAMAFEPHGVSLYGIQHSIYVRFSLLALSSIFFLVDPFAALPTFLAVTAGVDPRRRRGMARKASITAWVVLSAFAVAGQYIFHLFGITLPAFEIAGGIILLLIGLDMLAAKRSPTQETGGDTEAASHKEDAGIVPLGIPMLAGPGSITSVMVLVGQAQTSWQLIAILGAIFITALVCYLVLGNSDRVANALGETGIRILIRIMGLLLVALAVQYFVNGMADLGVIAHPAE; translated from the coding sequence GTGGCTGCCTTTGCTATCGCCGATCTGCTAATGCAGCACCTGCCTGTCTCTCCGGCCGGGCTTGCGATGGCCTTTGAGCCGCACGGGGTCAGCCTGTACGGAATCCAGCACTCCATCTATGTGCGGTTCTCTCTGCTGGCGCTCAGCTCCATCTTCTTCCTGGTCGATCCCTTCGCTGCGCTGCCTACCTTTCTTGCCGTAACGGCCGGGGTCGATCCGCGCCGCCGCCGGGGGATGGCCCGTAAGGCCAGCATCACCGCATGGGTGGTGCTCTCGGCCTTTGCCGTCGCGGGCCAGTACATCTTCCATCTATTTGGGATTACTCTGCCTGCGTTCGAGATCGCGGGTGGCATCATTCTGCTGTTGATTGGGCTGGATATGCTGGCGGCCAAGCGCTCCCCCACGCAGGAGACCGGCGGTGACACCGAGGCGGCGTCCCATAAGGAAGACGCGGGCATCGTGCCGTTGGGTATTCCGATGCTCGCCGGGCCGGGGTCTATTACTAGTGTGATGGTGCTGGTTGGCCAGGCGCAGACCAGCTGGCAGTTGATCGCGATTCTTGGGGCTATCTTCATTACGGCGCTGGTCTGTTATCTGGTGCTAGGGAATTCGGACCGTGTGGCCAATGCGCTGGGGGAGACGGGGATTCGTATCCTGATCCGCATTATGGGGCTGTTGCTGGTGGCTCTGGCGGTGCAGTACTTCGTCAACGGAATGGCGGACCTCGGCGTGATTGCTCATCCTGCGGAGTGA
- a CDS encoding DUF4097 family beta strand repeat-containing protein — MASYPPPYPPPPPYGFDPRQQRRMMKEQARAQRDAFKAQRQAVRDQRALYRQQIRGFRRRSLLGPLLLIAIGVALLLVRNGRLTATQAMNYYSRWWPMLFVVAGAVLLLEWGFDQFMASLHPDTPPVGRRCLGGGAIFLLVVLSIGGVVGMGLQDHKQDLLSAFGGDSDSLAQFLGEKHESDQALDQTISPGTSLLIDNPHGDVTVNGGSQDGLVHISAHKEIYTSSDTEADRRNQQLTPQITNGGGQMTVIVPSFDGATADLTITLPDATATTITANHGDIRVTGLKAPVNVTANHGDIELSTITGDATARINHSDSSFSAHNITGGVSLKGHVQDLNLTAISGQVSLEGDFYGTTHLEQVQGALRFHTSRTDLQLARLDGEAEISSDASLSVDRAAGPTLLTTRNRNITLDHMAGDVTVTNSNGSVDVTSAPPLGDVKIENRHGSVNLTLPDHLGFTVDAETTDGSLQNEFGLPVNEAGHQSSLTGTVGKGGPRIKITSSHGDIDLRKALIAPLPPHHHLSPQLLQSSKHQSLLRLPRTSPPGK; from the coding sequence ATGGCGAGCTATCCCCCACCGTATCCCCCTCCTCCTCCGTATGGGTTCGACCCGCGCCAACAGCGCCGGATGATGAAGGAGCAGGCCCGGGCCCAACGGGATGCCTTCAAGGCACAACGTCAGGCAGTGCGGGATCAGCGTGCGCTCTATCGTCAACAAATACGAGGGTTTAGACGCCGCTCCCTGCTGGGCCCTCTGCTCTTGATCGCCATCGGCGTGGCCCTGCTGCTGGTGCGCAACGGCAGGCTCACCGCCACACAGGCGATGAACTACTACAGCCGCTGGTGGCCAATGCTCTTCGTCGTCGCCGGGGCAGTGCTGCTCCTGGAGTGGGGGTTCGACCAGTTCATGGCCAGCCTGCATCCGGATACTCCACCGGTCGGACGACGCTGTCTCGGCGGCGGAGCTATTTTTTTGTTGGTGGTGCTCTCCATCGGAGGCGTCGTCGGCATGGGCTTGCAAGACCATAAGCAGGATCTGCTCTCCGCATTCGGCGGCGATAGCGACAGCCTGGCGCAGTTTCTTGGAGAAAAGCACGAGTCCGACCAAGCGCTCGACCAGACCATCTCCCCCGGCACCAGCCTCTTGATCGACAATCCGCACGGCGATGTAACCGTGAACGGCGGCAGTCAGGACGGGCTGGTCCACATCTCGGCACACAAGGAGATTTACACCAGCTCCGACACCGAGGCCGACCGTAGGAACCAGCAACTTACCCCCCAGATCACCAATGGCGGTGGACAGATGACGGTGATCGTCCCCAGCTTCGACGGCGCGACCGCCGACCTGACCATTACCCTGCCCGATGCGACCGCGACCACCATCACCGCCAACCACGGCGACATCCGCGTCACCGGCTTGAAAGCCCCGGTCAACGTAACGGCCAACCACGGCGATATTGAGCTCTCCACCATCACGGGCGATGCCACGGCTCGCATCAACCACAGCGATTCCTCTTTCTCCGCCCACAACATCACCGGCGGCGTCTCGCTCAAGGGCCATGTACAGGACCTGAACCTCACCGCCATCAGCGGGCAGGTCTCCCTGGAGGGAGATTTCTACGGAACCACCCACCTCGAGCAGGTCCAAGGAGCGCTCCGCTTCCATACCAGCCGCACCGATCTCCAACTCGCCCGCCTCGATGGCGAGGCAGAGATCAGCTCGGATGCAAGCCTAAGCGTCGACCGTGCCGCCGGGCCGACCCTGCTGACGACCCGCAACCGGAATATCACACTGGACCACATGGCCGGCGACGTGACAGTCACAAACAGCAATGGCTCCGTCGACGTAACCAGCGCACCGCCGTTGGGAGATGTGAAGATCGAGAATCGACACGGCTCAGTAAATTTAACCCTCCCCGATCACCTGGGCTTTACAGTCGATGCCGAAACGACGGACGGCTCACTGCAAAATGAGTTTGGGCTCCCCGTGAACGAGGCGGGACACCAGTCAAGCCTGACCGGCACGGTCGGCAAGGGAGGCCCCAGGATTAAGATCACGAGCAGCCACGGGGATATCGACCTGCGCAAGGCCCTAATTGCCCCACTTCCTCCCCACCACCACCTCAGCCCCCAACTCCTCCAGTCGTCAAAGCACCAGTCCCTCCTACGACTCCCCCGCACGAGCCCTCCCGGAAAGTAA
- a CDS encoding zf-HC2 domain-containing protein, producing the protein MIQFEGNERQDPKAPGCIECEASLTDALDGVLSPAEQARFDAHIASCATCSQMLSEAQRGAAWLEMLRTPRPEPSAALLEKILAQTSGAPLGQTDDSAEWVAPVWTEYNLPLMQPVPVLASGGNVLPFRQRITGNSRWQSLRFHLLQPRLAMTAAMAFFSVALTLSLTGVKLNQLSASNLSPSGLRRGFYDARASAARYYGNLKVVYVLESRLEDIRRSREDDESARPYQGEGQSTPEEHRQTAPEKQPEKRSAPDHGTSRREPLRGVEPPARFMPISGDVPDSSPSLSTAEYHLNTEGE; encoded by the coding sequence ATGATCCAATTCGAGGGCAATGAACGGCAAGACCCGAAGGCCCCGGGATGCATCGAGTGCGAGGCCAGCCTGACCGATGCGCTGGACGGCGTTCTGAGCCCGGCCGAGCAGGCCCGGTTCGACGCGCACATCGCCAGCTGCGCGACCTGCAGCCAGATGTTGAGCGAAGCCCAGCGCGGCGCGGCGTGGCTGGAGATGCTGCGCACGCCGCGGCCGGAGCCCTCCGCGGCCTTATTGGAAAAAATCCTGGCCCAGACCAGCGGCGCTCCTTTAGGCCAAACCGACGACAGCGCGGAGTGGGTCGCCCCCGTGTGGACCGAGTACAACCTCCCCCTTATGCAGCCGGTTCCGGTGCTGGCAAGCGGAGGCAACGTCCTTCCCTTCCGCCAGCGGATCACCGGCAACAGCCGCTGGCAAAGTCTGCGCTTCCACCTGTTGCAGCCGCGCCTGGCCATGACCGCCGCGATGGCGTTCTTCTCAGTTGCCCTGACCCTGAGCCTCACCGGCGTCAAGCTGAACCAGTTGAGCGCCAGCAATCTAAGCCCATCCGGGCTGCGGCGCGGTTTCTACGATGCCCGCGCCAGTGCCGCCCGCTACTACGGCAACCTGAAGGTCGTCTACGTGCTGGAGTCGCGGCTTGAGGATATCCGCCGCAGCCGCGAGGATGACGAATCGGCTCGTCCGTACCAAGGAGAGGGCCAAAGCACGCCAGAAGAACATCGCCAGACGGCGCCCGAGAAACAGCCCGAGAAACGGTCAGCCCCCGACCACGGCACCAGCCGCCGCGAGCCCCTCCGGGGGGTCGAACCGCCTGCCCGTTTTATGCCCATTTCGGGAGATGTTCCTGACTCCTCCCCCTCTCTCTCCACAGCCGAGTACCACCTCAACACGGAAGGAGAGTAG
- a CDS encoding sigma-70 family RNA polymerase sigma factor, which produces MQRTPEQQAEQDAYGLLVRQCIAGDQRAWHQMVTGQHRRIYAICYRFTGSADDAEDLTQDIFLKVYRNLRSFDQAKGSFQTWITTLARNMLVDHFRRSKLERATDSMDISLSGEDDGPTLAERLPDTGPGQEQHVAGLQLKATIQQALAQLSPELREAVILRDLEDMDYKEIALILKIPEGTVKSRISRGRAELGRMLQRIEGKVM; this is translated from the coding sequence TTGCAGCGGACACCCGAACAACAAGCCGAGCAGGATGCTTATGGGTTGCTGGTTCGCCAGTGCATCGCAGGAGACCAGCGCGCATGGCACCAGATGGTCACCGGACAGCACCGCCGCATCTATGCCATCTGCTACCGGTTCACTGGCTCGGCCGACGACGCCGAAGACCTGACTCAGGATATATTTCTGAAGGTCTACCGCAACCTGCGCAGCTTCGACCAGGCCAAGGGCAGCTTTCAGACGTGGATCACCACGCTGGCCCGGAACATGCTGGTCGATCACTTTCGCCGCAGCAAGCTGGAGCGGGCGACCGACTCCATGGACATCAGCCTGAGCGGCGAGGACGACGGCCCGACGCTGGCCGAGCGGCTGCCCGACACCGGGCCCGGCCAGGAGCAACATGTCGCCGGGTTGCAGTTGAAGGCGACCATCCAGCAGGCGCTGGCGCAGCTCTCGCCCGAGCTGCGCGAGGCGGTGATTCTAAGGGATTTAGAGGATATGGATTATAAAGAGATCGCCCTCATTCTCAAGATCCCCGAAGGCACCGTCAAAAGCCGAATAAGTAGAGGGCGTGCGGAACTAGGAAGAATGTTGCAACGTATAGAAGGGAAGGTGATGTAG
- the aqpZ gene encoding aquaporin Z: MVLSKRLAAEFFGTFWLVFGGCGSAVLAAAFPALGIGFAGVALAFGLTVLTMAFAIGHISGCHLNPAVSVGLVVGKRFPASELIPYIVAQVIGAIAGSGVLYLIATGKPGFVVGGFASNGYGVNSPGGYSLVACFIAEVVLTMFFLLIILGSTDVRAPKGFAPIAIGLGLTLIHLISIPVTNTSVNPARSTGVAFFAQTGALSQLWLFWVAPILGAIIAGVIYQIFFAEPEDVTKNVVIAKPEFDSLPGTSAGN, translated from the coding sequence ATGGTCCTTAGCAAACGTCTCGCCGCCGAATTCTTCGGCACATTCTGGCTCGTCTTCGGTGGCTGCGGCAGTGCGGTGCTTGCTGCTGCGTTTCCCGCACTCGGCATTGGGTTCGCCGGCGTGGCTCTTGCCTTCGGACTGACTGTGCTGACCATGGCCTTCGCCATCGGCCACATCTCGGGCTGCCATCTGAATCCGGCGGTCTCGGTCGGACTGGTTGTGGGTAAGCGGTTTCCCGCCTCCGAGCTGATCCCGTACATCGTCGCGCAGGTCATCGGCGCTATTGCGGGCAGCGGTGTTCTCTACCTGATCGCCACGGGAAAGCCGGGCTTCGTGGTGGGTGGCTTTGCCTCGAATGGATACGGGGTCAACTCGCCGGGCGGCTACTCGCTGGTGGCCTGCTTCATCGCAGAGGTGGTGTTGACGATGTTCTTCCTGCTCATCATTTTGGGCTCGACCGACGTGCGCGCCCCCAAGGGTTTTGCTCCCATCGCCATCGGCCTGGGCCTGACGCTGATCCACCTCATCAGCATCCCGGTCACCAATACGTCGGTCAACCCGGCCCGCAGCACCGGCGTCGCGTTTTTTGCTCAGACCGGCGCGCTTAGCCAGTTGTGGCTCTTCTGGGTTGCTCCGATCCTCGGAGCCATCATCGCTGGGGTCATCTACCAGATATTCTTCGCCGAGCCCGAGGATGTGACGAAGAACGTCGTCATCGCCAAGCCGGAGTTCGACTCGCTGCCTGGCACCTCGGCTGGCAACTGA
- a CDS encoding M20/M25/M40 family metallo-hydrolase, with translation MPHLAASLLLVSVAAAAQTPNLTATYQPAATKLISDSLADTEGYANLAYLCDHIGKRISGSEPLTRAINWAAETMRKDGLANVRVQPVMVPHWVRGQESGAIFTPVTKPLHMLGLGMSVATPPGGITAPVVVVPDFAALDKLGRAGVEGKIVVFNAPYVGYGQTVMYRTAGPSRAAALGAVAVLVRAITPLAVQLPHTGTTSYDEKQPKIPAAAISLEDALLLARLQSEGTVPTVHLEMQGHLEPEVQAGNVMGDIVGSEHPEEVVVIGGHIDSWDVGQGAQDDGSGIMATLEAVNIIKRSGLKPKRTIRVVFWVNEENGGAGGKAYLKLVESDLAHQVAAIEMDGGAEAPIGYGYGVANGPRRAVPGGTAPAAPVLNADQQASMAMLQQIASLLQPIGADKIRVGGGGSDISPLMGEGVPGLGESTTGAHYFDWHHTEADTLDKVNPEDFRKNIASLAVMTYVLADMPGHLTGQKGAGE, from the coding sequence ATGCCCCATCTTGCCGCATCGCTACTGCTTGTCTCAGTGGCCGCCGCCGCACAGACGCCCAACCTGACCGCTACCTACCAGCCCGCCGCCACCAAACTCATCTCCGACTCGCTCGCCGACACCGAGGGCTATGCGAACCTAGCCTATCTCTGCGACCACATCGGTAAACGCATCTCCGGCTCTGAGCCGCTCACCCGTGCCATCAACTGGGCTGCCGAGACCATGCGCAAAGACGGCCTCGCCAACGTTCGGGTTCAGCCCGTCATGGTGCCGCACTGGGTGCGCGGGCAGGAGTCGGGAGCCATCTTCACCCCGGTGACCAAGCCCCTGCACATGTTGGGCCTGGGGATGTCGGTCGCCACGCCTCCCGGCGGCATCACCGCTCCGGTTGTCGTCGTGCCGGACTTTGCCGCGCTCGATAAACTCGGCCGCGCTGGGGTAGAGGGCAAGATCGTCGTCTTCAACGCGCCCTACGTCGGCTACGGCCAGACCGTGATGTACCGTACCGCCGGGCCTTCGCGCGCGGCGGCTCTGGGAGCGGTGGCTGTGCTCGTGCGCGCAATCACGCCGCTCGCTGTGCAGCTTCCCCACACCGGAACCACCTCCTACGATGAGAAACAGCCCAAGATTCCCGCCGCAGCCATCTCTCTCGAGGACGCCCTGCTGCTCGCACGTTTGCAGTCCGAAGGCACTGTGCCGACGGTTCATCTGGAGATGCAGGGGCACCTTGAACCTGAGGTGCAGGCTGGCAACGTGATGGGAGATATCGTCGGCTCCGAGCATCCCGAGGAGGTTGTCGTCATCGGGGGTCATATCGACTCATGGGACGTGGGCCAGGGCGCGCAGGACGACGGCTCCGGCATTATGGCCACGCTTGAGGCCGTCAACATCATCAAGCGCAGTGGGCTGAAGCCGAAGCGCACTATCCGCGTGGTCTTCTGGGTGAACGAAGAGAACGGCGGCGCGGGCGGCAAGGCCTACCTGAAGCTGGTGGAGAGTGACCTTGCCCACCAAGTGGCCGCTATCGAGATGGACGGCGGCGCGGAGGCTCCCATCGGCTATGGCTATGGAGTGGCCAACGGTCCACGCCGCGCTGTTCCCGGCGGCACCGCCCCGGCAGCGCCGGTGTTGAATGCCGACCAGCAGGCCTCGATGGCGATGCTCCAGCAGATCGCGTCTCTTCTGCAGCCTATCGGTGCGGATAAAATCCGCGTGGGAGGAGGCGGATCGGATATCTCGCCGCTGATGGGCGAGGGGGTTCCGGGGCTGGGTGAGTCCACCACCGGCGCTCACTACTTCGACTGGCACCACACCGAAGCCGATACTCTCGACAAGGTCAATCCGGAGGACTTCCGCAAGAACATCGCCTCGCTTGCCGTAATGACTTACGTGCTAGCCGATATGCCGGGCCATCTTACCGGGCAGAAGGGTGCAGGCGAGTAA
- the kdpC gene encoding potassium-transporting ATPase subunit KdpC: MRRTLITAVLFTLVTTVIFGLAYPLLVTGLAQLFFKDKANGQLIKKDGVLVGSRLIGQPFSSPKYFHSRPSAAGSGYDAANSGGSNLGPTNQKLIDRMKQDAAVAEMDHPGSDVPIDLVTTSASGLDPDITPAGAEYQVARIARERGLTPDAVHRLVLKHTEPRQFGVLGEAHVNVLELNLELDQLTK, from the coding sequence ATGCGTCGCACTCTCATTACCGCTGTTCTCTTTACATTAGTCACAACCGTTATCTTTGGCCTCGCCTATCCTCTGCTTGTTACCGGCCTGGCGCAGTTGTTCTTCAAAGATAAGGCGAATGGGCAACTTATAAAAAAAGATGGAGTGCTAGTAGGATCACGATTGATCGGCCAGCCATTCTCATCACCCAAGTACTTCCACTCACGTCCGTCAGCAGCGGGCAGCGGCTATGATGCTGCTAACTCGGGTGGCTCGAATCTTGGGCCTACTAATCAGAAGCTGATCGATCGCATGAAGCAGGATGCAGCTGTAGCCGAGATGGATCATCCGGGCAGCGATGTTCCTATCGATCTCGTCACCACGTCTGCATCGGGACTCGATCCGGATATTACACCGGCTGGTGCGGAGTACCAGGTGGCTCGCATTGCGCGGGAGCGTGGGCTTACTCCGGATGCGGTACATCGCCTGGTGCTCAAACATACGGAGCCCCGCCAGTTTGGAGTTCTTGGCGAGGCTCACGTAAATGTACTCGAATTAAATCTGGAATTAGATCAACTCACGAAGTAA